In one window of Henckelia pumila isolate YLH828 chromosome 1, ASM3356847v2, whole genome shotgun sequence DNA:
- the LOC140875698 gene encoding protein FANTASTIC FOUR 3-like, with translation MSATVCQLMAETAITLKLTDSRFANCRILYDDPTNSTKESLENYDSYADSLRERSRLSGRSLEMCTENLGSETGTDTIFSSSTSSFDHFMESLSSDQENLRSRVRQNRNEEPNPCRKFPPPLTTMSGIQVRRHCEGGRLIIEAVERPLRNSYLQAERSEGRLRLCYLTDSESDSEEEAVEEEAVAEEFGFQMWSGCKERRGHEIGGLCSNWKPAFWVATS, from the coding sequence GTTTGCCAACTGCAGGATCTTGTATGATGATCCCACCAACAGTACTAAAGAATCTTTGGAGAATTACGATTCTTATGCAGACTCTTTAAGGGAAAGATCGAGACTGAGTGGCAGAAGCCTGGAAATGTGCACGGAGAATCTGGGGAGCGAGACGGGCACTGACACCATTTTCTCATCTTCTACTTCGTCTTTTGATCATTTTATGGAGTCATTGAGTTCTGATCAAGAAAATTTGAGGAGCAGAGTGAGACAGAACAGAAACGAGGAGCCGAATCCCTGCCGGAAATTCCCGCCGCCGTTGACTACGATGAGTGGGATACAGGTGCGCCGCCACTGTGAAGGCGGGAGGCTGATTATCGAGGCGGTGGAGAGGCCGTTGAGGAATTCTTATCTGCAGGCGGAGAGGAGTGAAGGCAGGCTCAGGCTGTGTTATCTCACGGATTCCGAGTCCGACTCGGAGGAAGAGGCGGTGGAGGAGGAGGCCGTAGCGGAAGAATTTGGGTTCCAAATGTGGAGTGGGTGTAAGGAGAGGAGGGGACATGAAATTGGTGGGTTGTGTAGTAATTGGAAACCTGCATTTTGGGTGGCAACTTCTTGA